A single genomic interval of Spinacia oleracea cultivar Varoflay chromosome 6, BTI_SOV_V1, whole genome shotgun sequence harbors:
- the LOC110777467 gene encoding uncharacterized protein, which yields MCARHVYCNFRGVFGGGLEYRKQFWTIAKSNTVNHFNENIEVMRGISHEAAEDLLKRNYKKWCRAFYTPLSCCDSVDNNMSEVFNAYILSARHKPIITMLEDIREGLMERLHKKREFIGKKEIMLCPRIQIQLEKHKIWARGWNAYWDGGFCYGVREGATQVKYVVDLNQHTCSCNAWQVSGIPCKHAIVAIWNKVDHPEQYVNAYFCKQTYMKAYEFLLEPLNGPQEWPTSDSIVVAPKVKKVNGRPKTKRRYGVGEVTASGKLKRTGCSMKCSLCGVIGHNKRGCKNAPKQQQHSNNHATAEQTTPQQQHPRTSSAIPMHNRGVGIYTYPNGYQRIATPISQHFPTPQRQRPPAAFYSDHGPSIAGSCNG from the exons atgTGTGCAAGGCATGTGTACTGTAACTTTAGgggagtgtttggaggtggtTTAGAGTACAGAAAACAATTTTGGACTATTGCAAAAAGCAACACAGTAAATCACTTCAATGAAAACATTGAAgtaatgaggggtatttcacaTGAAGCTGCTGAAGACCTACTGAAAAGGAACTACAAGAAATGGTGTAGGGCATTCTACACTCCATTATCTTGTTGTGACAGTGTAGACAACAACATGAGTGAGGTGTTTAATGCATACATCTTGAGTGCAAGGCACAAGCCTATTATTACCATGTTGGAAGATATCAGAGAGGGTTTGATGGAAAGACTGCATAAGAAAAGAGAATTCATAGGGAAAAAGGAGATAATGTTGTGTCCTAGGATCCAAATTCAGTTAGAGAAACACAAAATTTGGGCTAGGGGTTGGAATGCATACTGGGATGGTGGGTTTTGCTATGGAGTAAGAGAAGGTGCAACACAGGTTAAGTATGTGGTGGATCTGAACCAACATACTTGCAGTTGCAATGCATGGCaggtgagtgggattccatgcaaacatgcaattgttgctatatggaataaagtagaccACCCAGAACAATATGTCAATGCATATTTCTGCAAACAGACCTACATGAAGGCATATGAATTTTTGTTAGAGCCTTTAAATGGTCCTCAAGAGTGGCCTACTTCTGATAGCATTGTTGTGGCTCCAAAGGTGAAAAAGGTCAATGGAAGACCTAAAACAAAGAGGAGATATGGTGTTGGAGAGGTAACTGCATCTGGTAAGCTGAAGAGAACAGGTTGTTCTATGAAATGCAGCTTATGTGGTGTGATAGGCCACAATAAAAGGGGTTGCAAGAATGCCcctaagcaacaacaacacagcaacaaTCATGCTACTGCAGAGCAGACCACACCACAGCAACAACACCCAAGAACCAGTTCAGCTATACCAATGCACAATAGGGGTGTGGGTATTTATACCTACCCAAATGGGTATCAAAGAATAGCTACT CCTATATCACAACACTTCCCCACACCACAGAGGCAAAGACCTCCTGCAGCTTTCTATTCTGATCATGGG CCAAGCATTGCAGGATCTTGCAATGGCTAG